Proteins encoded together in one Sulfitobacter pontiacus window:
- a CDS encoding ATP-binding protein: MFFVWLKRYMPRGIYGRAALILLLPVVILQLVMTVIFAQRNYEGVTNQMTDTVLREVELVMQVVDDAPSAAAVPATVQDRLAALDMGVTPVSASEVPTRNRMSWYDYSGRVMVARFDEYLPSFLSLDLTRPSGVHLYVQSRFGPLDLQFERRRISAQNPHQLFVYTFSFGFVMTLISFVYLRNQLRPIKRLARAAEAFGRGRHVPYTPTGAVEVRAAGAAFVDMRARIERQIEQRTLMLSGVSHDLRTPLTRMRLGLSMIDEDDAEPLLQDVDDMQGMLDAFLDFAKGTAEGEAEPLDPHALMQTAVEDAQRAGRNVTLLPPEGDGTGTVRLRRMAILRAVDNLISNGVRYGARAEVSVLLTDKTLRIRVEDDGPGIPEDRRIEAVRPFSRLDPARNQNSGSGGVGLGLAIATDIARAHGGVLRLGSSDTLGGLRADIVIAR; encoded by the coding sequence AGGGGGTCACCAACCAGATGACCGATACCGTCTTGCGCGAGGTCGAACTGGTCATGCAGGTGGTCGATGATGCCCCCTCCGCCGCTGCCGTGCCGGCCACGGTGCAAGATCGGCTGGCCGCGCTGGACATGGGGGTGACGCCTGTGTCAGCCAGCGAGGTGCCGACGCGCAACCGGATGTCGTGGTATGATTATTCCGGTCGGGTGATGGTGGCGCGGTTCGATGAGTATCTGCCATCCTTCCTGAGCCTTGATCTGACGCGGCCGTCGGGGGTGCATCTATATGTGCAGTCGCGCTTTGGCCCGCTTGATCTCCAGTTCGAGAGGCGCAGGATCTCGGCGCAGAACCCGCATCAGCTGTTTGTGTATACGTTCAGCTTCGGCTTTGTCATGACGTTGATCTCCTTCGTTTACCTGCGCAACCAGCTGCGCCCGATCAAGCGGCTTGCCCGCGCGGCCGAAGCCTTTGGCCGCGGGCGTCACGTGCCATATACCCCCACAGGCGCTGTCGAGGTGCGGGCGGCGGGGGCGGCCTTTGTCGATATGCGCGCACGGATCGAGCGGCAGATTGAACAGCGCACCTTGATGTTGTCGGGGGTCAGCCATGACCTGCGCACGCCCCTGACGCGGATGCGGCTTGGCCTGTCGATGATCGACGAGGACGATGCGGAGCCGCTGTTGCAGGACGTCGATGATATGCAAGGCATGCTGGATGCCTTCCTTGATTTCGCCAAAGGCACCGCAGAGGGGGAGGCCGAACCCCTGGACCCGCACGCCCTGATGCAGACCGCGGTCGAGGATGCGCAACGCGCTGGTCGCAACGTGACCTTGCTGCCACCCGAGGGCGACGGCACCGGCACCGTCCGCCTACGCCGCATGGCGATCCTGCGCGCGGTGGATAACCTGATTTCGAACGGGGTGCGCTATGGGGCGCGGGCCGAGGTATCTGTGCTGCTGACGGATAAAACCCTGCGGATCAGGGTGGAGGACGACGGCCCCGGCATCCCCGAGGATCGCCGCATTGAGGCCGTGCGCCCGTTCTCGCGGCTTGACCCCGCGCGCAATCAGAACAGTGGCAGCGGCGGCGTGGGCCTTGGCCTTGCCATCGCGACCGACATCGCCCGCGCGCATGGCGGCGTGCTGCGGTTGGGCAGTTCGGACACTCTGGGCGGTCTGCGCGCCGATATCGTCATCGCACGGTAA
- a CDS encoding lysozyme inhibitor LprI family protein, which yields MLKYIFFSLLLIPATATAEKLPPASELLSDCTAPQTDPDAVHQCLFAMGDQVERDMVRAYLDAQAALAAFDQAFSRKADASASALLQSSQIAFEEYRKYHCAFPERLSLGGTAAINVTLSCRIDLTRSRIEQLQDYATAR from the coding sequence ATGTTGAAATACATATTCTTTTCGCTGCTGTTGATCCCGGCAACGGCCACCGCTGAAAAACTACCCCCTGCATCAGAACTTTTGTCAGACTGCACCGCGCCGCAGACAGATCCGGACGCCGTGCATCAATGTCTCTTTGCAATGGGCGATCAGGTGGAGCGTGACATGGTGCGCGCCTATCTCGATGCCCAAGCGGCGCTGGCTGCGTTTGATCAGGCGTTTTCGCGAAAGGCCGATGCCTCGGCGAGCGCCTTGCTTCAAAGCTCTCAGATCGCATTTGAAGAATACCGCAAATATCACTGCGCGTTTCCCGAACGCTTGTCGTTGGGGGGAACGGCCGCGATCAACGTGACGCTGAGCTGCCGGATTGACCTGACGCGATCGCGCATTGAGCAGTTGCAAGACTACGCCACCGCACGCTGA